The nucleotide sequence GCACCGCGAACAGCCCCGAAGTGCTCATTGCCTAATGGTTGGTGGCCACCCTTGATGGGATCAGCTCGGCCCGCAAGATCGACCGACGTTGCCAAACCGACCTGATCTATCGATGGTTCTGCGGCGGAATCTCGGTCAACTACCGCACGATTTGCGACTTTCGGATCCAACAGGTTCAACTGCTCAGCAACATCCTGACCAGTTCAGTCGCCTCGCTGATCAAGCAAGGCTTTGTCCGTCTTGATGAGATCGCTCAAGACGGCATGCGGATGCGAGCAGAAGTTCGTTTCGTCGCAAGCCGACCCTAGATGAACTCCACCGACATACCAAGGGCCATGTCGATCGCCCTGAATAGGAAAACCGCCGGCAACAGAACGGCAAAGACGACGATGATGATGTTTCTTCTCCGCGGACGCGCCGTGAAGCGGCCGCCGATCGGCCGTCGCGAGAACGCGAAGAGCGGCTAACGCGAGCGATCGAGGAGAGCGAGGACCTACGCAACAAGAAAAAGCAGCCCGAAGACAAGGCGAAAGTCCGCGTCAGCACCACCGATCCGGAAGCTCGCCGGATGAAGATCGGTGATGGCGGCACGCGGCCGGCGCTGAACGTTCAGTTCGCCAGTGACTGCGATGCTCGGATCATCGTCGGCGTGGAAGTCAGCTCAGAGGGGACCAATGGAGGCCGCTTGCCACCGATGCTTGACCAGTTCGAACAGCGGTACGGTCGACGGCCGGGCACGGCAATCGTGGACCCGGCTTTTGCGACCAAGGCTGTAGACAAGGAGACCAAGCAACTTAGGACCGAAGTGATATCGAGCATTCCGCGAAGCAAACAACTGATTCCTCACGGCATAGACCCTCACGAGCGCCAAAAAGGTGACAGCGATGAGTACAAGAGTTTCCGTTAGCGGATGGCCGCTCCTACGTATCACGAACTTTATAAGAAACGTCCCTCGGTGGCCGAGTTTCCGAACGCGGATTGTCGCAACCGTGAATCAACGCGATTTTGTGTGAGAGGCTTGCTGAAGGCCCAGGCGGTGAGTCTCTGGCACGCTCTCGCTTTCAATCTGTTACGGATGGTCCACCTGGGAGCATCCACCTGAGCAAAAGGGCGGTCGCGAGCCAGCGAAAGTGATCCAGAACGTCCGTTGGAACGCGTGACCGACGCGCTATTTCCGATCTCGAAAGCGAAGAGACCATCCCAAAGACCTGAAAGAACCACGACCGAAAACCGAAAAACCGCTCCGGCGAAAATTCTCACCACCACCTCCGCGAAAACTTCAGAACCTCTCCACAAAAGTAGCGTCCGTCGCTCCTAAACATCGCGTCCCGCTACCGCTGGCTGGAACTGACCTCCATCAACCTCGATCTCCTTTGGAAAAGCCGAATACACTCTTGCACTTGCGATTTGGGTCCCGTACAATCGAACAACATTCGCTCCGGGGGGGTCGAAAGGCACCGCCTGGTTTTTATGGCGAATTGAGCTGGGCGTTTTGCGATGCCAAGTCGTAAGAAACTTAAACACTGAGGAACCGAAATGTAATTGTTCAAAACGGCTGTCATTCTGGCTATAACAATCACCACATTAGTTTCAGCGCCTCGCTGGGGTTCTGACTTACCACATGCAGAGGCGGACGTTCTGCACGGCCGTGAGGACTTAGATTTCGATGACGCTTGCTGCGAATTCAATGAAGATTGCGATGGCACAGAGGTACTCTGTTCTGGCCATGGTCGAGCGTTCTGTGAATCGGGAAACGCCAGAGGTTACCGAACAAAACATGCAGCCAACCGTGATATCTGTAATGAAGATTCTGCAATCTATCTCGGCAGAAGCTGTACCGAGGACTGGTCAGATGAATTAGAATGCGCCGAATGGGATTTTTGCGACTGGGACCCTGCCATCAGCAAATGTACAGCATTTGCGGGGACAGTTATCCCGGTACCCTTAGATTGTGATAGCACGTGTCCGTAAGTCGCATGTCACCGGATCACTCAAAAAACGTTGGTGGTTTTCGAAACTGGTCGACAGTTCTGTTTCATCTTCGGGCAGTACGTTGTGATTCTTATAGAATTGTAGCAGTAAACCGATAGGTATGAACCAGCCTGCAAAGACGAACCGTATGCTTCGGCCAAGTGGTGTTTGCCCCGACACAATTCCAACACACAACGAAAATCCACCCCCGCAAGACCAATGTACTGGAAGAATGTTTTCCTTGCTGTCGTAGCGTTAGGCCACGCGACAACTGCTGTGTCTGAGATGCCGTCGAAAGACAAAGCAGTCGTTGCCGCTCTGCTGAGCCGCGAAGCTGATTATCTACGGCAGTTTGAGTCAGGCGCGTGGGAAATGGTGTTTCGAAGCGAGTACGTAAATGAACTAAGTCGTGCGAGAGTCCATGGAGTAGCAACTTGGTGCGAAGAACAACTGCGAATCGACTACAACTGGAAACGAGTTAAGATAGCGGACACAGGCGGTGAGCAGTCAACAAGCCGACGCGGCACAATGCTGAAATCGGGCAAAACCTTGGTCGACTACTACCGAGACCGCGATCTTGCATTTCGTTCAATTGAAGGTGCAAAACAGAGCTCCCAGGAGCTAAAGGTCCTTCCGAAGGAGAACTGGTTTATGTACGCGTTCGAGTTCCCCTATTCGGATTTGTGGACAGACAATGGCAAATGGAATTTTGCTCACAGAAGCCTGTCTACAACAAATGTAGATGGACAGATCAGGATTGCAATCTCTCACTCAGAAGAAGGTACCAACGTGAGCGCATCATTCCTGAAAGGTGAAATGCCGCTGGTCTCCAGTGTAGAACATCGATTGCGGGGCAATCTGCGTTACGCAACGACCTTAACCTGGGATGAATCCGAGAAGTTATTATACCCGAGCCTTATTGAAGAGAAGAGGTATGATCGTCAGGGACTTCCGTGGAGGACATGGAAAATCGAGGTGGAATCTCTGAAGCAAATAAATTCGTCATTGCTTCGGGGTCAGCATTTCACAGAACGCGGAATTGGGATAACAAGCAAAACCAGAACAACAACCTATCGTAAGAATCAGCGTCCTGTTACGAAAGCGGGTACCAAAGACCTCGACTTACAGAAGGCGATCGAAACACTGCGAAATTCAGATTTCTCAAAATGATTCAGCTGGGCAGGCCGAAAACGGCAGAAGGGTGCTTGTCAATGAGAATAGGTGCGATCGTATTACTGTGCTTCTTGCCTTCGAAAGGTGGGTATTCCACAGATGCGACGAGGCCCTTAGTTGTTGACTGCGGCGTCGAGGCATTATACCTCGCAATTGCTTCCTTAGGAAACAATGAAACTCTCGACGGTTTTGCCAGTCGCCTTCCTTCGCCGGGCCCCAATGGCCACTCCCTGACGGATCTCGCGAGATTTGCGAAGGACAGAGGGTTCCATGTCCGACTCGTCGACACCAACTGCAATAATCTAACGGAAAGGTCGGCGAATGAGTCATTCGCATGCATTGCCTGGATAGCCCCCAATCACTTTGTCAATATTGCAGAATGTGTCGAACATCAAGTTACAGTAGTCGACTTTCCCAACAGGAGAACCATGCCCATCTCCCTGTTTCGCAAAGACTGGAATGGTGAAGCCCTGCTTATATCTACGGATGAACTCGCGTCTGAGGCTTCTTTGTCCGCAAAGCTGTGTGCGAAGCATTGTTTTAAATACCTCATTCTCTTAGGACTAGCAGGTGCGGTCGCCTGGGCAGGAAGGGTGATGCACGCACGGTTCCGAAAGGTCATATGATGGACATTCAATCAGAGTTCCTCTCAAACAGTTTCCGTGGACTTGTTATCGTTGCAATTGGCGCTGCGTGTTTACCCACAAGGCAGTGTAATGGCGATGACACTAACGAAATTGCTGCACCGTCGATTGAGGTTGACCTGGGTACTTTTGTG is from Crateriforma conspicua and encodes:
- a CDS encoding transposase — protein: MATLDGISSARKIDRRCQTDLIYRWFCGGISVNYRTICDFRIQQVQLLSNILTSSVASLIKQGFVRLDEIAQDGMRMRAEVRFVASRP
- a CDS encoding cysteine peptidase family C39 domain-containing protein, with the translated sequence MRIGAIVLLCFLPSKGGYSTDATRPLVVDCGVEALYLAIASLGNNETLDGFASRLPSPGPNGHSLTDLARFAKDRGFHVRLVDTNCNNLTERSANESFACIAWIAPNHFVNIAECVEHQVTVVDFPNRRTMPISLFRKDWNGEALLISTDELASEASLSAKLCAKHCFKYLILLGLAGAVAWAGRVMHARFRKVI